A genomic stretch from Falco cherrug isolate bFalChe1 chromosome 3, bFalChe1.pri, whole genome shotgun sequence includes:
- the LOC129735698 gene encoding heat shock factor protein 5-like, with protein MNELQDPGMQSSYEAELMPSDWLCNISEENKKAEVSLEATFQVAAEVHSSCKAEKVGVAPVESQSSILELNGNQAPPVNSYTPSSTEESQLERLTPLTLDTSFLVAEDRALNLSPLQPSGILCAADTTLSIETAAAAKILQELLTTQEADEKRSEEPDHHPAEFSLMFFQEELFSPEQGGDLLI; from the exons ATGAATGAACTGCAG gATCCTGGGATGCAGTCATCTTACGAAGCTGAATTGATGCCATCTGACTGGCTATGTAatatatctgaagaaaacaagaaggcagaagtCAGTCTTGAAGCCACGTTTCAGGTTGCCGCTGAGGTGCATTCAtcatgcaaagctgaaaaggtgGGAGTGGCACCTGTAGAGAGCCAGAGTTCAATCCTGGAGCTTAATGGAAATCAGGCACCGCCTGTTAATAGTTACACACCTTCTTCAACTGAGGAAAGCCAGCTGGAACGTCTCACTCCTCTAACTTTAGACACGTCATTTCTGGTGGCAGAAGATCGAGCACTGAATTTGTCTCCATTACAGCCTTCTGGCATTCTTTGTGCTGCCGATACCACTCTGTCTatagaaactgctgctgctgctaaaatactACAAGAACTTCTGACCACAcaggaagcagatgaaaaacGGAGCGAAGAACCAGATCACCACCCAGCTGAGTTCTCCCTcatgttttttcaggaagaattgtTCAGTCCAGAGCAG